The Stenotrophomonas maltophilia sequence GTTCTGGCCGTTGTTGAGGCTGATCTGGTAGGCCGTGTTCTTAAGGCAGGTCAGGGTCAAGGTGGCGGTCTGGTCGATGTTGGCGGGAATGCTGCCGGTGACGTTGCCGAAGTTCATGTTGGTGGTGACATAGCTTCCGCACTGCGGCAACACGTTGGCGGTGGCGGTAAAGCTGAAGGCGGCACTGGCGCTGTTGGTACCGGTGGCGCCGCCGTTGCAGGTGGCGGGCACGGTGGCCGTGCCGAGCAGCACTTCGTTCCAGGCCCAGGTCAGCACCACGTTCGCACCGCTGAACGTACTGCTGTAGGCGCCCGACGCCAGGATCTGGTTGGCCGGGATCTGCGCGAACAGCTGGGTCGACTGCGCACCGCTGCCACCGGTCAGCAACGGCACGCTGTAGGTCATGGCCAGTTCCTGTGCCGGCGGAGTGCCACGCGGGGTCAGCCCGGTTACCTGGCTGAAGTTGGAGGTGTTGTAGAGCTGGAAATTCATGCTGTCGCTGGCGCTGGTCTTCATCGTGCGCCAGCTGAAGCTGCTGCCGCCGCCGCTGCCGGCGCCGATGCCCACGCAGACCCGCACGCCGGTGGTGGCCAGCAGGCTCAACGCAGCGGTGGTGCAGGACACCGTGATGTTGAGCGTGCCGGTGGTTGCGCCTGGCGCATTGCTGTTCACGTTGCCGAACGGCAGCGTCGGATCGGCGATGGCGGTGCAGACCGCGGTGGCACGTGCCGGTGCCGCCGCCAGCAGGCCGGCTATCAGCAGCAATCCGAGCAGCAGCACCTTCATGGCGCCACCTCCGGAATGCACTGCAGCGGCGCCGGTTTGGGGCGTGCACCGGTGGCCACCACCTTGGGCAGGTCCGGCACCTTCACCCGGCACTGGCCGCGGCTGGTGGTGATGTACAGCACGCTGCCGGCGGCCACGTCTTCCAGGTACAGCAGGCCGTCATAGCCCACCAGCGCCTGGCGCCCGTCCGGCAGCTGCACCTCGCTGCCGACCTCCAGCGGTTGCCCGTCCATGCCGTGCAGGGTCAGGCTCAGCGAGGGCCGCGAGCGCAGTGCGAAGGTCACGTGGGTACCGGCGCGCTGGCGTGGTGTCACCCAGTCTTCGATGCGGTCGGCGCGCATGTCCTCGGGCAGGTCCAGGGTATCGATGGAGACGCGGTTGCGCTGCCAGGACAGCAACGGGCTGACCAGCAGCAGGCCGCGATCATCGGTCACGCCGATCAGCCGGTTTTCCAGCCGCACCGGCACGCCACCGATGCCATTGGTGCTGATCACCGCGAATGCATCGGAGACCTCGCGGGTGGCGAAGGCATGCCCGCCCATCCACACCAGGCTGCCACTGGCGCTGGCGTAGGCGTAGTTCAGGCCGCCCTGGCGCGAGGCGCCGAATGAGTAGCGACCGATAGCATTGAGGATGCCGACTTCGGCGAGGCCACCATTGCCATCCTCGCCATGGCGCACCTGCGCACGCCAACCGACGCCGCCGGCGCTGCCGTCGCCGGGCACCGGCTGGGTGACATCGGCCACCCAGCTCTGGCTGTCGCCATTGCGCTGGCTGGACAGGCTGGCCTGGCGGTTGTTGCCCAGGCTGGCGGTGACCGACAGGTAGATGCTGCGGTCATCGCTCTTGTCCAGGTTCTGGTTCACCGACAGGTAAGCCGACCAGCGCTGGCTCCAGGTGCGCGACCAGAAGAGGCTGGCGTAGCGGTTGTCCTCGCCGTCGGGATAGCGCAGGCGCAGGTAGCTGGCGCTGAGTGTGCCCAGCCGCAGCAGATCGGCGCCGACCGTGGCCTGTTCGCTGATGCTCGGCGGCAGGTTGCCCTGCAGTGCGCCCAGGTCGCGGTAATCACCATGGCTGCGCACGGTGCGCAGATTGAAGTTGAGCCGGCGGTTGTTCCAGCTGTAGCCCAGTGCCCATTGCCCGCCCTGCAGGCCGTGATAGTCACTGTGCGCATAGGCGGCGTTGAACACGCCCGCGCCGCCGAGCAGCCACCAGCCGCCGATGCCGGCCTGGGCCAGGCCGCCGCCGCCTTCGGCATGTGCTTCGCCGGTGAAGGCGTCGCTGACGCCGCCGCGCCAGCTGGCACTGGCCACGGTGCGATCGTCGTAGGCGAAGGAGCGCTGGCCGAAATCCTCACGCAGGCGGCCAACACCGACCGACCAGTCCGACAGGCCCTTGGCAAGCAGTTGCTGGGTGCCGTAGAAGCTGAAATCCAGCGTCTGCATGCGGCCGAACGCATCGGTCACCACCACCTGCGCACTGCCGGTGCCGCTGATGCCGGGTTGCGCGGCCAGCTGGAATGGACCGACCGGCACCTGCCCGCTGTACTGGCGCAGCCCATCGACGTACAGCTCGACCGTGGACGGCACCACCGCCTGGCCGAGGAAGCTGGGGGTGGGCGTGAGCACACGGTAGGGCTGCAGGCCGTAGTTGCGGCCGATCTGCAGGCCGCCCATGCGCACGGGCCGGGTCCAGTCGACGAAACCACTGTAGAAGTCGCCGACGTCCAGGGTCATCGCCCTGTCGGGGAAGTCCAGGCTCCACCGGGTGTCCAGGCGCACGCTCTCGCCACGCCAGCGGCGGTCACCGGATTGCTGGTAGCGGCGGCTGATCGCGGTGTTTTCGAAGGTGCCGTTGCCGATCCCGAAAAGGCGCAGCTCCGAGCTGAGGCTGAGGTTGCCGAGTGTGTCGACCCGGCTGCCATACACGTCGTAGTTCAGCAGCAGGCCGGGCGAGGCGCTTCCGGCCAGCGCGCGGGTCTGTGGCTGGCTGAGCACGGTGGTCGGCAGGGTCAACTGGTCCAGTGGCACGTCCAGGGCCAGGGTCTGCATATGCGCGTCGTAGCGCACCACGGCCCCGCTGATCTGGTCCAGATAGACCGGCGCATCGCCGCGGGCGCTGAAGCCGAGCTGGCGCAGCACTTCCGGACTGGCCTGCAGCCGGCCATGGTTTTCGGTGAACGGCAGCAGGCCGCGCGGCGTGCTGTTGAGCGAGACGTCCAGGTACAGCGTCTGGCTGGCGGTCAGGGGCGTGGGGGCAGGCGGGATCGCATCGGCCGACACCCCGGAGACATCCGCAGCCCCGGCAGCAGCCATGCCGGGCACATCGGCGGCCTCGGTCGCCGCAGGAGCCAGGGCAGCCAACAGCGCGCCCATCAACGCCTCAGCGAGCCGGTGGTGGCGACAGTGGCGTCTGTTCCGACTCGCCATTGAGCTTGGCCGTGATCTGGTCGTTGTCGCGGTCGATGGCCGTGCGCTCGATCGGCCAGCGCATCACCTGCCCGGGCAGTACATACCCCAGCAGGCCGGGGTGCACGATGCGCGGACGCTGGACGCTGCCCAGTGCGAGGTCGGCGATCTGTGCATAGCTGTTGCCGGTGTTGGCCACCTCCACGCCGTTGCGTCCGTCCTCCAGCCGGACCAGGCTGGCCTGCAGGCGCGGCGCCAGCTTGCCGCCCGAGGGTTGCACGAACACCGGAATCGAATAGCGCAGCACGAACTGCATGCCGTTGGCACGGGTCGCCAGATCAGGCACCTCGTCGACGATCAGCCGGTAGTACTGCTGTGCCGCAGGCGGTTCGTGGTTCGGGCGCATCACCCGTACCAGCTGCTGCTGGCCAGCGCCCAGTTCCTGCATCGGCGGGGTGGCCAGCAGTTCATCAGTGGGCAGCAGTTGTTCCTGGCCATCCTGCTGCACCCAGCGGAAGACCCGCACCTGCAGCCTGACCGGCGAGGTACCACTGTTGGTCAGCCACAGTTCGCCGGCGCGCTGGCGGGCCTCAAGCTGGAGGCTGGTGGGGGCGACCTGGAGGCTGGTGGCACTGGCAGCGGCGGTGGCCAGCAGGAAAAGGGCGAGCAGCGCCACGCCGGTGGCGCGCCACGGGCGGGGTCCGGCCATGCGGGCGTGCTCCATCAATAGGTGATCGTGGCGGTGACCGTATCCAGGTAGTTACCGGTGGCCGGGTTGTTGGTACTCAGGTTCAGGATCTGGCCGTAGACGATGTAGGGTACGGCCAGGCCGGTGCCGATGCCGGCCTGGGTGTTGGTGCCTGAGGTGGCACCCCAGACCAGGGTATGCGCGGCGTCCTGGTAGAGCTGGTAGCCGACGAAATTGTTGGCGGTCACCGCGGCATTGGTGTTCTTCATCCGGCGGGTGGTGACGTCGTTGGCGGTGCTGGCATTGGCGCCCGCGTTCAGCGAAATCGTGTACGGGGTCAGGGCCGAGCACTGGGCGGTCACTGTACCCTGGCCCAGGGTGGGGGTCGCCGTGGTCGAGGCCGCCGTGCCGAAGTCAACGTTGGTGGCGGCCGCTGCCGTGATCGTGCAGGCCTTGGTGACCACCAGGGTGACGTTGAAGGTCGTGGTATCGGCCGCCAGTGCGGGGCCGGCCAGCAACAGTCCGGTCAGGGCCCAGGCGAGCGGTGAGCGGAGCGTGGATCGCATGGACAACCTCCCTGACCCGAAGGTCTGTTGAACAAGGCGAAGGCGGCGCATTCGGGGCCGCTTTGACGACAGTCATGGCCAGCTTGTGGGGGTAAGTGTCTGTAATCCGTGATAAATAGGCATGCGAAAGGGTGGAGGTCGTCACGCTTTCACTTTCCTTGCCGGAACCGTGCATGCCCCGGATCGCCAGTTGGGTGGCGTTCGTTCAGATTGCAGCCGGATCGGCGATAATGGGCGCCATGAGCGTGAATCTGAAAACCCCGCAGGAAATCGAGATGATGCGCATCGCCGGCCGCCTGGCCAGCGAAGTGCTCGACATCGTCACCCCCCACGTCAAGCCCGGTGTCACCACCGAGGAGCTGGACCGCATCTGCCACGACCACATCGTGAACGTGCAGGGCGCGATTCCGGCCAACGTCGGCTACCGCGGCTTCCCGAAGACCGTGTGCACCTCGGTCAACAACGTCATCTGCCACGGCATTCCCAGCGAAGGGAAGGTGCTCAAGGATGGCGACATCATCAATATCGACGTTACCGTCATCAAGGACGGCTGGCACGGCGACACCAGCCGCATGTACTTCGTCGGCACCCCGTCGGTAATGGCCCGCCGTCTGGTGGAAACCACCTACGAAGCCATGTGGCGCGGCATCCGTGCGGTGCGTCCGGGCGCAACCCTGGGTGACATCGGCCATGCCATCCAGAGCTATGCCGAAGGCGAGCGTTTCAGCGTGGTGCGCGAGTACTGCGGCCACGGCATCGGCAAGGTCTACCACGACGAGCCGCAGGTGGTGCATTACGGCCGCCCGGGCCAGGGCCTGGTGCTGCAGCCCGGCATGACCTTCACCATCGAGCCGATGATCAACGAGGGCACCCGCTATAACAAGGTGCTGCCGGATGGCTGGACCGTGGTGACCAAGGACCGCAAGCTGTCGGCGCAGTGGGAGCACATGATCGCGGTCACCGAGACCGGCGTCGACGTGCTGACCCTGTCGCCGGGCGAGTCGCAGGTCTCCTGAGGATGCTGCCGGCGAGTTCGCTGCTGGACACGCCGGCCGCGTCGCTCAACGACCCGGATTGGGCTGCTGCCGCGCGCCAGGCGCTGCAGCAGGCCGACGCGCGCCTGTACCGCCGCTTCGACCAGGGCGACAACATCGAGCGCCTGCTGGCGCTGCGCGCGCGTGCCGCCGACCATCTGATCCGCCTGGCCTGGCAGCGCTGCCTGCCGGTCGACAGCGGCCTGTCGCTGTTCGCAGTGGGTGGTTATGGGCGCGGTGAACTGTTCCCGCGCTCGGACATCGACCTGCTGGTGTTCGGCGATCCGCCGGCACAATTGGCGCACGAATCCGCACTGGCGCGCCTGTTCGCGCTGCTGTGGGATTGCGGGCTGGCAGTCAGCCATGCGGTGCGTAGTGCCGCGCAGTGCCGCGAGGCTGCTGCCGACCAGACCGTGTTGACCGCGCTGATCGAGGCGCGTCCGATCCTGGCTGAGGACGCTGCCCGACGCGCGCTGCGCGAGGCCATCGACGACCGGGAGCTGTGGCCTGCACGTGCCTTCTTCCTGGCCAAGCTGGAAGAGCTGCGCAACCGCCACCAGCGTTTCGGTGACACCGCCGACAACCTGGAGCCGGATCTCAAGGATGGCCCCGGCGGCCTGCGCGATCTCAACACGCTGGGCTGGATGGCGCTGCGCGCCTTCGGCGTGCGCGACCTGGAAGCGCTGGTCGGCCTGGGCCACCTGGGTGCCGACGAAGCGGCCGCGCTGAAGCGCGAGCGTGCGGTGCTGGCGCGTCTGCGCTTTGGCCTGCACCTGGTGGCGCGGCGCCCGGAAGAACGGTTGCGCTTCGATTACCAGAAGACCCTGGCCGCGCGCCTGGGCTTCGAAGACGATGCCGAGAATCTCGGTGTCGAAAAGATGATGCAGGGCTTCTACCGCGCCGCTCTGGTGGTGCGCCGGATCAGTGACCGCCTGCTGCAGCGCTTCGAGGAACAGTTCGATGGCGAGGCGCAGCCGGAACCGCTGACCGTGGGTTTTTCCCTGCGACGCGGCTACCTGGCGGCCAATGATGCCGACTGGCCGCGTGGCGATATCGGCCAGGTGTTCGCGCTGTTCTCCAGCTGGGCCAACAACCCGCAGGTGCGCGGCCTGCATTCGCTGACCGCGCGCGCGCTGGCCGAATCGCTGCCGCTGCTGCCGGCCTACGACCAGGCCGACGCCGACGCGCGCGAGCAGTTCCTGGCCCTGCTGCGTGGCCAGCGCCCGGTCGATACGCTTTCGCGCATGGCCAGGCTGGGCGTGCTCGGCCAGTGGATTCCGGCATTCGCCCAGGTCAGCGGGCGCATGCAGTTCGATCTGTTCCATGTCTATACGGTGGACCAGCACACGCTGATGGTCCTGCGCAACATCGGCCAGTTCGCCAGCAGCCGTGCCGACGAGCGCTTCTCGATCGCACATGAGGTGTGGCCGCGCCTGCGCAAGCCGGAGCTGCTGCTGCTGGCCGGCCTGTTCCATGACATTGCCAAGGGTCGCGGTGGCGACCACTCCGAACTGGGCGCGGTCGATGCACGCGCGTTCTGCCAGGCGCATGCCCTGAGCATCTCCGACACCGAACTGGTGGCCTGGCTGGTCGAACAGCACCTGCGCATGTCGGTGACCGCGCAGAAGCAGGACATCGCCGATCCGGTGGTGATCCATCGCTTTGCGACCCTGGTCGGCAGTCGCGACCGCCTCGACTATCTGTACCTGCTGACCTGCGCCGATATCGCCGGCACCAGCCCGAAGCTGTGGAACGCGTGGAAGGACCGCCTGCTGGCCGACCTGTATTTCGCGACCCGGCGCGCGCTGCGTGAAGGCCTCGAGCACCCGGTGCCTGCCGCCGAGCGCGTGGCCGAGGCGCGTGACAGCGTGCGTGCGCTGGTGCGCGAGCAGGGGTATGACGATGCCACCATCGACCGCCAGTTCGCCGTGATGCCCGACGAAGGCTTCATCCGCCTGCGCCCGGAGCAGCTGGCCTGGCAGGCTGCCGCACTGGTACCGGTGAAACAGGGCCAGGCGCTGGTGAAGGTGCGCCGCATCAGCGTCGACGACCCGGCACTGGAAGTGTTCGTGCATTCGCCGGACCGCGACGGCCTGTTCGCTGCCATCGTGATGACCCTGGACCGCAAGGGCTACGGCATCCATCGCGCGCGGGTGCTGGATGGTCCGGCCGACACCATTTTCGATACCTTCGAAGTGAACCCGGCCGACAGCTTCGCCGATGGCAGCAGCGCCAACCTGGAGGCCGCGCTGCGCGAGGCACTCAGTGGTGACCTGTCGCGCCTGCGCCCGTCGCGCCGGGTGGTGCCACGCCAGCTGCGCCATTTCCGTTTCGCCCCGCGCATCGAGTTCCGCGATGAACCGGGCGCAACCCGTTTTGCCCTGGTCGCGCCCGACCGCCCCGGCCTGCTGGCCGACGTGGCGTTCGTGCTGCGCAACCAGGGCCTGCGCGTGCATGATGCGCGCATTGCCACGTTCGGCGAACGCGCCGAAGACACCTTCGTGATCAGTGACGAACACGACCTCCCCCTGACTGAACCTGCCCGGCAGCAGCTGCATGACGCGATGCTGGCCTGCCTGGACCCTGATCGAAACGCCGGAGACCCCGCCTGATGGCCACCAAGCCCGTTAAGAAGACTGCTGCCACCGCCAAGAGCGCAGCGGCCAGGAAAATTGCCGCCGTGCCGGCCGCGAAGAAGGCTGCCACGCCGAAGAAAGCCGCAGCGGTGAAGGCGCCGGCGAAGAAGGTGGCGGCACCCAAGAAGGCCCCGGCCAAGAGTGCAGAAGCCGCACGCGCCGAAACCATCGCCCGCAAGTCGCT is a genomic window containing:
- a CDS encoding fimbria/pilus outer membrane usher protein; translation: MGALLAALAPAATEAADVPGMAAAGAADVSGVSADAIPPAPTPLTASQTLYLDVSLNSTPRGLLPFTENHGRLQASPEVLRQLGFSARGDAPVYLDQISGAVVRYDAHMQTLALDVPLDQLTLPTTVLSQPQTRALAGSASPGLLLNYDVYGSRVDTLGNLSLSSELRLFGIGNGTFENTAISRRYQQSGDRRWRGESVRLDTRWSLDFPDRAMTLDVGDFYSGFVDWTRPVRMGGLQIGRNYGLQPYRVLTPTPSFLGQAVVPSTVELYVDGLRQYSGQVPVGPFQLAAQPGISGTGSAQVVVTDAFGRMQTLDFSFYGTQQLLAKGLSDWSVGVGRLREDFGQRSFAYDDRTVASASWRGGVSDAFTGEAHAEGGGGLAQAGIGGWWLLGGAGVFNAAYAHSDYHGLQGGQWALGYSWNNRRLNFNLRTVRSHGDYRDLGALQGNLPPSISEQATVGADLLRLGTLSASYLRLRYPDGEDNRYASLFWSRTWSQRWSAYLSVNQNLDKSDDRSIYLSVTASLGNNRQASLSSQRNGDSQSWVADVTQPVPGDGSAGGVGWRAQVRHGEDGNGGLAEVGILNAIGRYSFGASRQGGLNYAYASASGSLVWMGGHAFATREVSDAFAVISTNGIGGVPVRLENRLIGVTDDRGLLLVSPLLSWQRNRVSIDTLDLPEDMRADRIEDWVTPRQRAGTHVTFALRSRPSLSLTLHGMDGQPLEVGSEVQLPDGRQALVGYDGLLYLEDVAAGSVLYITTSRGQCRVKVPDLPKVVATGARPKPAPLQCIPEVAP
- the map gene encoding type I methionyl aminopeptidase, which translates into the protein MPRIASWVAFVQIAAGSAIMGAMSVNLKTPQEIEMMRIAGRLASEVLDIVTPHVKPGVTTEELDRICHDHIVNVQGAIPANVGYRGFPKTVCTSVNNVICHGIPSEGKVLKDGDIINIDVTVIKDGWHGDTSRMYFVGTPSVMARRLVETTYEAMWRGIRAVRPGATLGDIGHAIQSYAEGERFSVVREYCGHGIGKVYHDEPQVVHYGRPGQGLVLQPGMTFTIEPMINEGTRYNKVLPDGWTVVTKDRKLSAQWEHMIAVTETGVDVLTLSPGESQVS
- a CDS encoding fimbrial biogenesis chaperone, encoding MEHARMAGPRPWRATGVALLALFLLATAAASATSLQVAPTSLQLEARQRAGELWLTNSGTSPVRLQVRVFRWVQQDGQEQLLPTDELLATPPMQELGAGQQQLVRVMRPNHEPPAAQQYYRLIVDEVPDLATRANGMQFVLRYSIPVFVQPSGGKLAPRLQASLVRLEDGRNGVEVANTGNSYAQIADLALGSVQRPRIVHPGLLGYVLPGQVMRWPIERTAIDRDNDQITAKLNGESEQTPLSPPPAR
- a CDS encoding Csu type fimbrial protein, whose protein sequence is MRSTLRSPLAWALTGLLLAGPALAADTTTFNVTLVVTKACTITAAAATNVDFGTAASTTATPTLGQGTVTAQCSALTPYTISLNAGANASTANDVTTRRMKNTNAAVTANNFVGYQLYQDAAHTLVWGATSGTNTQAGIGTGLAVPYIVYGQILNLSTNNPATGNYLDTVTATITY
- a CDS encoding Csu type fimbrial protein, producing MKVLLLGLLLIAGLLAAAPARATAVCTAIADPTLPFGNVNSNAPGATTGTLNITVSCTTAALSLLATTGVRVCVGIGAGSGGGSSFSWRTMKTSASDSMNFQLYNTSNFSQVTGLTPRGTPPAQELAMTYSVPLLTGGSGAQSTQLFAQIPANQILASGAYSSTFSGANVVLTWAWNEVLLGTATVPATCNGGATGTNSASAAFSFTATANVLPQCGSYVTTNMNFGNVTGSIPANIDQTATLTLTCLKNTAYQISLNNGQNNPTATSTRRMATTIGASTYYLTYELYRDSTRTQRWGNALTVDTASGTGTGSAQQLTIYGRVPPVTGQPPAGTYNDVVQVTITY
- a CDS encoding [protein-PII] uridylyltransferase → MLPASSLLDTPAASLNDPDWAAAARQALQQADARLYRRFDQGDNIERLLALRARAADHLIRLAWQRCLPVDSGLSLFAVGGYGRGELFPRSDIDLLVFGDPPAQLAHESALARLFALLWDCGLAVSHAVRSAAQCREAAADQTVLTALIEARPILAEDAARRALREAIDDRELWPARAFFLAKLEELRNRHQRFGDTADNLEPDLKDGPGGLRDLNTLGWMALRAFGVRDLEALVGLGHLGADEAAALKRERAVLARLRFGLHLVARRPEERLRFDYQKTLAARLGFEDDAENLGVEKMMQGFYRAALVVRRISDRLLQRFEEQFDGEAQPEPLTVGFSLRRGYLAANDADWPRGDIGQVFALFSSWANNPQVRGLHSLTARALAESLPLLPAYDQADADAREQFLALLRGQRPVDTLSRMARLGVLGQWIPAFAQVSGRMQFDLFHVYTVDQHTLMVLRNIGQFASSRADERFSIAHEVWPRLRKPELLLLAGLFHDIAKGRGGDHSELGAVDARAFCQAHALSISDTELVAWLVEQHLRMSVTAQKQDIADPVVIHRFATLVGSRDRLDYLYLLTCADIAGTSPKLWNAWKDRLLADLYFATRRALREGLEHPVPAAERVAEARDSVRALVREQGYDDATIDRQFAVMPDEGFIRLRPEQLAWQAAALVPVKQGQALVKVRRISVDDPALEVFVHSPDRDGLFAAIVMTLDRKGYGIHRARVLDGPADTIFDTFEVNPADSFADGSSANLEAALREALSGDLSRLRPSRRVVPRQLRHFRFAPRIEFRDEPGATRFALVAPDRPGLLADVAFVLRNQGLRVHDARIATFGERAEDTFVISDEHDLPLTEPARQQLHDAMLACLDPDRNAGDPA